One part of the Gossypium raimondii isolate GPD5lz chromosome 1, ASM2569854v1, whole genome shotgun sequence genome encodes these proteins:
- the LOC105787229 gene encoding uncharacterized protein LOC105787229, with amino-acid sequence MANLNFNALRDLHNSANDLLHSPIIKRALVHQGQEQWVHQVSESSLRMLDVCGISRDILLLVKEHVQDLQFTLRRVSTDEADIGTKIAVYNRYSKKLKKETLKCLQSLKGMRNKPIITCDIDDNLTVVVDVLREVSATAISVVESLLSLISIPWLERRSSKGYLAAKFMRSSWRRVYDVSDEMAVQSANKRLEAVEITIEDLEAEIECMFRRLIQTRVLLLNILTN; translated from the coding sequence ATGGCAAACCTGAATTTCAATGCTCTCAGAGACTTGCATAACTCAGCTAACGACCTCCTGCACTCACCAATAATCAAGCGAGCGCTTGTTCACCAAGGTCAAGAACAATGGGTTCATCAAGTGTCCGAATCATCTCTAAGGATGTTGGATGTTTGTGGCATTTCCAGGGACATTCTTTTACTTGTCAAGGAACATGTACAAGACCTACAATTCACTTTGCGCCGTGTAAGCACCGATGAGGCTGATATTGGAACCAAAATAGCAGTTTACAACCGATActcaaagaaactaaagaaagaGACCCTCAAGTGCTTGCAATCACTGAAAGGGATGAGAAACAAGCCCATCATCACTTGTGACATTGACGACAACCTGACGGTGGTTGTGGATGTGCTAAGAGAAGTGAGTGCGACTGCCATATCTGTGGTGGAGTCGCTGCTTTCCCTCATTTCTATTCCTTGGTTGGAAAGAAGGTCAAGTAAAGGGTATTTGGCAGCCAAGTTCATGAGATCGAGTTGGCGGAGAGTTTATGATGTAAGCGATGAAATGGCAGTTCAAAGCGCGAATAAAAGATTGGAGGCAGTGGAAATAACGATTGAGGATCTTGAAGCTGAGATAGAGTGCATGTTTAGACGTTTGATTCAGACTAGAGTTCTACTTCTTAACATACTTACCAACTAA